The Rosa rugosa chromosome 3, drRosRugo1.1, whole genome shotgun sequence sequence ACTATTCTTAATTCTCCTAAAGAGGTTGCTGAGCGTCCGTCTGAAAAACTAACCAGCGGTGTGGAAGGCAAAGTTATCTCACCTAGAGGAGATTTTGATGAATGTTCTAAACTCTCTTCTGGTGAATTATGTGTGCCACTTCTTCCTTGGATAAATGGGGACGAGACCATCAACAAGACTATCTTCATGCAACGTGTTTTTGGGATTGTGATGCAAAACCCCGGGATATTAGAGGGTGAAATTATCCGTAAGATGGATGTACTGAATCCGCAGAGTTGTAGAAAATTGTTGGCGGAGATGATTGAAGCAAAACATCTTCATGTCAGGACAATGCGCCAAGCCACATCCAATGGCCCCCCAGCATTTCTAGGGAACCTATTAGGAAGCAGCCTCACCCAATCAAAGGTGGTTTTCCGTAGGCATCTCTTTGCAAATTCCATGAGCGCGTTCTTGCTATAGTGATGCTTTTAGCTTTGTAGAACAGTGAAAGTACATTGTAATTAGCATTCCTATTCTGTACAGTGAAAGTACATTGTAGTGAAGAATCTTAACACTAACAAGTACTGTATATAGGTAAACTCATGAATTATATCATGAATGTTTGACAATATGACATTAATATGGATAGACTGCTTTGTGGATTAAATGGTTGAGGCATAAATTAATTCAGGTGATTACAATACATTATTCGCACTTTAGCTTCCAAATCGATGTTCAatgattcttcttttttcctggTTACGTAGAAAGAAAAACTATTGATCTTGAGTCTTGACTTATTCTGGTCTTGTTCTACCGACATGTTAGAGAAAAGGGTTAAGTTGGTAACACGTTGTTTTCTGTGAACATCATAAGATAGGGGCCATTCTTGTTCCAGAATGCCAGATCTCAATTCTCAAACTGTACCTTTCTCTTCTCCACCTAAAAATAGAACAGCAGAAAGTGAGAGCAGGTGTGAACGCGGctattaaaggaaaaaaaatttaaaaactagAAAAGCCAAAGTGATCATGAGTCTTCAGACCAAAGCATGTCAGTCCCCACTGACGGAGTAAACGTTAAAATTTTGGCGGGGGGGGGGGACCAACCAAAACACCTCCTTTCCTCAATTCCATTTTGGTCCATAACGTGACCACGTGAAGACAAATAGCTCACCCAAAATTTATTTGAATTACACGTGGTGCCCTTTCCAGACAACACGTGCCATCGAAAGCATATCCCCACCTGCGATTCTTGTTCTCCCTCCGCTCATCCGGTATCAGATATTTTTGTtccggggggggggggcggaAGAGATATTTCCAGGCAACTCGACACGTGGCGCTTCATGATGTAACGCCTCGATTCGATATCCCACCAATCTCAGCAATAACAACCCAACACGCGTCTCCACCGCCAATGGCCACATGACACGTTACTCTGCGCTCGCGGGAAATAAGGTAGCGGATCGCCCACTCCAGTAGGGACACGTGGCCATCTACTGTGCTCCCCGGGTTTTGCTATATATAACCGCGGAAATAGCTCCGACGCAAAAAACGGAGGAGGGGGGGGGTTCGATTTCCGGAAAAATGAGTGCGAGGCAGCGAGTGAGGGCGAGTGAGGGCTCCGACTCGGGCGAGTTGGGGATTCACAACGAGCGCGTGCTTTATCTCGTCTTCGAGTCCATGAAATGGGACATCCACGCGCTCTGCTCCACCGCCTCTGTCAACCGGAAGCTGCGCGCCGTCGTCAACCGCCTGCTCTGGCGGGAGGTCTGCCTCTACCGCGCGCCGCGGATGACAGCGACCTTGACGAACGGCGCCCTCAACGGGCGGATCGGCGGCGGGTGGCACACGCTCGCCAAGCTCATGTTCTTCTGCTGCGGCTGCAAGCCGACTCGGCATTTCAAGCTGAGTCAACCCACCCCGGGTCACCGGGTCAAGGCGTCGCGGTTCTCGAAGACCTCCGGCCAGAGCTTCCTGTCGAAGAACTGCCGGGGGGACCTGCTCTACGTCAGCGACATGTGCGAGCACCAGACCGGGGATAAGGAGGAGGATCACCTCGGGATCTACCGAGGGGTGTTTCGGGGATTTCACAGGTCGAGGACGATGGCCTGCTTGATCGAGCGGCGGGTGAAGCTGGAGGAGAGCGTCATGTGCCCTTACTGTGGGGCCCGCGTGTGGAGCATGACCGCGGCTCGGCTCGTCCCCAAGAGCGCGGCGCGGCGGCTCGGCTCGCACGACGGGGCGTTGGAGTATTTCGTGTGCGTGAACGGGCACTTGTACGGCAGTTGCTGGCTGGTGCCGTTGTCGtcggatgaggatgaggatgaggaggaggaggaggtggaatATTATTCGGACGGTCGCCGTAGAATTACCTACGACGACCGGACGGCGACGAATGGAAGCCTCGGCTCGATGGGAGAGGAAGTTGTGGAGGACTAGTGGATGTGCGATTGCTTTGTTTGGACTTGTGGAGTTGGATCGTTAGccgtcgtttttttttttttggtgatccACATCATTGATGACGTGGTAATAGATTAGCATAACTTAGGCAGACGTGTAAactgtttgatttttatttttgtgggATTTATAAATGCATAATGCAAGTTGGACTGGTTTTCATTTTTGCTGGAGTTGTTTTactttatgcttgtttttgtttgtttgtttcccGGCTCAATTTTTAGGTGGAGAGTGCGAGATACATGAATTAGAACCCCCCTTTCAGACCTCTTCATTTGCTATCTAGACCTCtcctaatttttgtaaaattttatttccTACTTTATCCCTTTTGAAAACTATGTTGAGTCATCTGAGGAGAAGAGAACAACCATCTCTCTCAATTTTACCGAATTGCAGACATCATGAGTAAACCCCTTTCCACTTAACTACAAGCCAAAGAGATTAATCAACAAGCTTTATTCTTGTTCAACCTAAGCCCTGCATAACCGGTAATGCATAGCTTCCATATACATTGAAACTTGTTCTCAAATCTAAGATTGAATTAAGACCCAGCAGCTCAAGTAATTTGGCTGGGCTAATGTTTAGATGGaagaaaaacatgaaaaatggtTGGGCTGAGCTccaaattaaaggaaaaaaaaaatctgtactTCTAGAGCAAATCAATGTGTTGGGATGATTGTTtctttatatataaaaatataattacaaaaaCAATAAGAGTTGAAGTTTTCTTTGACGTAATTATGCTCTAGGCAAACTTGATTGATCAAGTAATTATGAACTCATTACATCTTAAAATTTGCAAATCCCATGATGTATGTACAGATTGAATATTGGCCAGAATTCATGCTTTAATTGAAGAACGAAAGATATTGTCATCAAGAGTAGTATGAGAGCCAATAACAAAACGAGAAGagttgatttaaaaaaaaaaaaaaaaaaaaaattctgcaaCCTTAGTTCCCTAGCCTTGAAATGAGTTTTCTTTGACGTCTTGGCGTAGTTCCTTAATTATAGAGTTATGTATCTACTGGGTCTTATAGTTTTGAATCCTTTGATGTCTTTGTTGGTCGCTTTGCTGCTGAAATAAAGTTTGGGTACTTCAATACGTTGCCAAAGGTGGATTCTTATTGTTCTTTCAGGTCTTGTGGCTGACAAAGAAGGCATCAGCGTCAGCGTAGGTGAAGCAAAAGTAAAGGTTCAGAAATGGAGGTCTCTGCTAAGTGCTAACAGTTATATTCAATTGTTTTTCTTAATAGAGGGTAAAACGGGAAAAtaatttttacaaaaattaataGAGGTCTagatagcaaatttggaggtctgaCTAGAACCACTCATATGAATAATAGGATTTGTGTTGCTTCTAGCTCCTACCTCAGCTGATTTTAAAGTCTAACGAATACGTTGTCCCATCTTGAGAAATTCTTACATAAAGCAAACGTATTACGTGGAGATGGGGTTACcaatcaaaattttaaaaaatttaagTGTGTTTTGAAATTATCTTATTTTATTAAAATgaatacccaaaacactcccCTGCATTGGAGTTGGACGGAGGAGCCTACGGGGACGTCGTGGAGGGGGAGGCTGGACCGATCTGGCTTGGAGGGTCAGCTGGTGGTTGGCGGAACGGGGTTGCCTTGATCTTTGGAGGCTTCGCTGGGCGGAATCCTATCGAATGGGATCTGACCTCCGATCTAGTCTGGTCTGGTGGCTACTCTGGGACGGGAAACCCCAGATCGGGGGTGATGGCTGGTTCGTTCCCGATCTGGCTTTGGGGGAGTGGTGGTGCTGAGGTGGTGGTGAAGTGTGCGGAGAGCGGTGGTGTGTTTGTTCGTGGCTCCGATCGTGGTGGCGGTGGTCCGGTGGGAGAGGTGGTGCGACGGCGATGGTTTCCTGCTCGCTTGGATGGACCTCGGGCCTTGTGACTTTGGGCCCAGACTTTGCTGTAGTGGGCCTGCTATGGGCTGAAGATGGGGTTGGGTCTCACGTGTTGGGCCTGGCCTTaggttttaatttcttttatgtttttacttATTTATGTTAAACTTTATTGCGCATTatgcgagcaataagtccctcccaatttgggttagggcttatggtttagggttttggtttgtgGTATTAGCAGGTGTTCTAGTTGTGTTAGGTATTAGTTGTTGGGTCGGGCGCACTGTAAGTtgtggcagagacaatcttctcttTGGCCGTCTAGAGGGTCGTTCCtattctggagttgggtcagcagcgaTGGCGAAAAAGTCTAGCCGTGGCATAGACAAttatccttggccttctagtgggtcgttcCTTTCTGGTTTCAGGTCGGAGgcgatggcgatttggagcatcAATGGATTGATGGTGTTGACATTAAGGTGGTGACGGTGTTGGGTTTACTTTAGTCCCATGTCCGACAGTCCAGCAATTCAAtttggtcgggttcgaagtcacaacgagtgttggcttggtcgatcaaaggcaggtcaggTGGACTTtgggtggcgagttagtgttgacaaagttgagTATTACGGATCCATTGCTCCTGCGCATGTTGTCTTTGCCATATAGTTATTGTGCAAGTTTTTTTAGTCGGAGCCCTTCTGGCTCCTTCAGTCagtcattatagagttccagtgtAAAGTCTAGTGGCTATTTATATGTCAGAAATGTTGCCCAAATTCATTGtaaccagttcattattaatgaaatttcttattgatcaaaaaaaaaaaaacactcccCTGCATATGCACCGAATAGATGAATTTACatcttatatctttcaaattaAGCAATAGTCATTTTCTTAAATTCTTTGGACCTCTAACCCTAATCATCTTAAATTCTTTGGACCTCTAACCCTAATAAGCTCCAACGAGTCCAATCAATATTCATGATTTTCGTAACCAACAAATGCATTATAAATAAAGCTAAGCAACTGATTTTCCTATATTGGTTTTGTAACCAACCTTCGTAGGTCGAAGCTACATACCCAAATTTGCAACTCGAATTTTCTCACACCGACATCTTAAATGACCATAGGAAGCTAGACAAGTTGAGCCCAAAAATCTCAGCATTACAACTTCAGCATACCCAAAAATCTTGGCATCACAGCTTTAACTTTAATCGATCCTCATTTATTGTCATCAAGCCTCAAGAAAATATCACATGGTACACGTACGAGAGTGACGAGACTTTTGTTGCAATTATATAAGCCCGTTGAGATCTTCCACAAAACAAAAGAACCAGTAGACACGATTGTGATTGTCTCTAAGATATGAATCAAAAGCAATCTATAGACTATAGTTGTAAGAGACACGTCATCATGACTGAAATCAAGAGGGTGAGTTCTAAGTTCAGAACTCACACTTAAAATATGCCAACAAGGTCTCAAGGTGCTGAAGACgaatagagttttttttttttttttttttaatctaatCTGAGCGCATTTCAGTTttgattaaaaaagaaaaagaaaaataagaacaatAAGAACAATATCAAAAAATAATTTTCATAGAAAATAATCGAGGGGTAATTTGGTCAAATAACAGATTCAAATATGCCacgtatgatatatatatatatatatataacgttACACGCGTAAGTGCAGCGAGGCCAAACACACCTCCGAGCTTATTGCCGCCATCGAACGGCTCTGTCCATTCTGCTTCCTTCCCTTCCCAAACTGatccattctctctgcaattttCGATTCTCCCTTCAATCAACCTCATCTTCAATTCCCATTCAACCCGAACCGCCGCACCGGCCGACGCTTATCTACATTATACAGGTAACTAATTCATCATGCATGCAATTCTACTGCATTCGCTTTTGTGTACGAAAAATATGCCAGAAAATGAAACTCGTGTTACCTCTGATCACATACATTTCGTTTAGAACAATGTGACTGCATGCACGGATGCATTTGATGTTCGTGGGAAAAGTCCTCGGTGATCAGAGTTGGGATTTTggttgttgtaaattgcaggaGGGAGGAGGAAgctagttatatatatattgagtaTCCGAAATGGCGGATCTTCTAGAAATCTTGACGTCAGCAGGTATTAACCTGGCGACAGCATTGGGGTTCCTTGTGGCGTTTGCTTTGCTGCGGCTTCAGCCCATCAACGACAGAGTCTACTTCCCGAAATGGTACCGAAAAGGGATCAGAGGGAGCCCGACGAGCTCCGGGACCTTTGCCAAGAGGTTTGTCAACTTGGATGCCATGACCTACATCAAGTTTCTGAATTGGATGCCTGCAGCACTGAGGATGCCGGAGCCTGAGCTCATTGATCACGCCGGGCTAGACTCTGCTGCCTACATTCGGATTTATGTACTTGGGTAAGCTCATTCATGAATCATAATGCTTGATGGTTAAGTGTAGTACGTAGCTAGTATCATTGTCACATGACTGTTGTTGAGTTAATGACACTATTTGCAGCTTGAAGATATTCTTCCCCATAACTGTTCTTTCACTTGCGGTTTTGATTCCTCTCAATTACACGAACGACACGCTGGAAAAATTCAAGGAAGTAGAATACAGCGACATTGATAAAATCTCGATATCCAATGTCCCTAATGCATCTCTTAAgtgagtttg is a genomic window containing:
- the LOC133735894 gene encoding EID1-like F-box protein 3, producing the protein MSARQRVRASEGSDSGELGIHNERVLYLVFESMKWDIHALCSTASVNRKLRAVVNRLLWREVCLYRAPRMTATLTNGALNGRIGGGWHTLAKLMFFCCGCKPTRHFKLSQPTPGHRVKASRFSKTSGQSFLSKNCRGDLLYVSDMCEHQTGDKEEDHLGIYRGVFRGFHRSRTMACLIERRVKLEESVMCPYCGARVWSMTAARLVPKSAARRLGSHDGALEYFVCVNGHLYGSCWLVPLSSDEDEDEEEEEVEYYSDGRRRITYDDRTATNGSLGSMGEEVVED